DNA sequence from the Staphylococcus epidermidis genome:
CCATAAACTGGTGCATCGATTTGTTCTAACACATAACTTACTGCGCCTATAGCATGTTCATGACCGTGTGTAAGAAATATTCCTTTTAATCTTTCTTTGTTTTCAATGACATATTGAATGTCAGGAATAACGATATCTACCCCAAGCATTTCATCTTCTGGGAACATTAATCCTGCATCCAACATAAACATTTCATCGTCTACTTCAACGATGTACATATTTTTAGCGATTTCGCCTACTCCACCGAGTGGAATAATACGAATATCTTTATTTTTTTTCTTTATTAAACTCAAAATGTTACCTCCTATAAATAGTGACCCGTCCATATATAAACTCACTATTTATTATAAGTTAAAACGACCTTGATGTACACTATTATTGCACTGTTATACCATTTGATTATTGAGATTATATTTTTTAAGATTAATATTTTTATCATATTTAATAAAGCAATTGTCGCATGTACATACTAAATATTACTTTTACTTATTAAATGATTTTAATTGAATATATGTTTTTCAGTCACCATATAACATCACTAACAAAATACATTTATCTCACTGAATAGTCATATTAAAATAAAAAAACTGCTCGCAAAGCATTTAGCTTTGTCGGCAGCTTTTTACAGAACAAATACATTAAGTTCATATATGATACATTTTAATTTTTAGATTGCTCTAATACTTTATGTGACGCATTAACGCGACCTTGTTTATCGATTTCAGTAATTTTCACTTCAATTGTATCTCCAATTTTAAGAACATCTTCTACTTTATTAATTCTTTCTTGTGAAATTTGAGAAATGTGTAATAACGCGTCTTTACCAGGGAACAATTCAACGAAAGCACCATACTTTTCAATACGTTTTACTTTAGCATGATATACTTGTCCAACTTCCGCTTCGCGTGTAATATCTTCGATAATTTCTTTTGCACGGTTAATCATCGCTTGATCTACAGCACCTATAAAGATTGTACCATCTTGTTCAATATCTAATTTAACTCCAGTTTCGTCGATAATTTCATTGATTTTCTTACCACCTGGTCCAATCACGTCTCGAATTTTATCTGGATTAATACTCATAGTTACCACTTTTGGTGCGTAAGCACTTAATTCTTCGCGTGGTTGTTCAATCGTGTGAAGCATATGATCCATAATAGCTAATCGTCCTTGACGCGCTTGTTCTAGTGCTTCTTCAATAACTTCTCGAGTTAAACCATCAATTTTAATATCCATTTGAATCGCAGTAATACCGTCTTTAGTACCTGCTACTTTGAAGTCCATATCACCTAATGCATCTTCCATTCCTTGAATATCAGTTAAAATTGTATAGCTATCGTCACGCGTTACTAGTCCCATTGCAATCCCTGCGACTGGCGCTTTAATTGGTACACCGGCATCCATTAATGCTAATGTTGAACCACAAATCGATGCTTGAGATGATGAACCGTTAGACTCTAATACTTCACTTACAATACGAATTGTATAAGGGAAATCTTGAGTATCAGGTATAATGTAACGTAATGCTCTTTCACCAAGCGCACCATGCCCAATCTCACGTCTACCAGGTGCACGTACAGGGCCAGTTTCTCCTACAGAGAAATTAGGAAAGTTATAATGATGCATAAAACGTTTTTCTACCTCAGGTCCTAAACCATCAATTAATTGATAATCTCCAAGTGCGCCTAAAGTTAAAACTGAAAGTGCTTGTGTCTGACCACGAGTAAATAAACCTGACCCATGAGCTCTTGGTAACAAACCAACTTCTGATTCAAGAGGTCTTATTTCATCTACTTTACGTCCATCAGGTCGTATTTTTTCATCTGCAATTAGACGTCTTACTTCTTCTTTAATTAAGTCATTTAGAATTGCATAAACTTCTTTAACAAGCGTTTCATTTTCAGGATCTTCTTCATCTAGAAAATGACCAACAACTTCTTCTTTCAGAGCATCTAAGTTTTCATCTCGTTGTTGCTTATCGAAAGTTAAAACCGTGTCCTTAAGTCCTTTATCTTCAGTTAAACTTTTTACTTTTTCAACTAAATCTTCGTCTCTTTCCACCGGTACAAATTCTTGTTTTATCGGTTGAATGTGATCGATGATTTCTTGTTGGAATGCAACAAGTCGTTTGATTTCCTCGTGTCCGAAGAAAATAGCCTCAAGCATCTCACTCTCAGTAATTTCACTTGCGCCTGCTTCAACCATGTTTACCGCATCTTTATGACCAGCAACTTCTAAATCTAATCTAGAAATTTCTTTATCAGCGACGGAAGGATTAATGACATATTTGCCATCGATATAACCTACATTTACACCTGCGATGGGACCTTGGAATGGAATATCTGAAACACTTAACGCCATCGAAGAACCAATCATTGCTGCCATTTCTGGTGAGCAATCTGGATCAGCACTTAAGACAATATTCATGATTTGTACGTCATGTCTATATCCTTTTGGAAACAGTGGACGAATAGGTCTATCAATGAGACGAGCTGTTAACGTTGCTTCATCACCAGGGCGACCTTCTCTTTTTTTGAATCCTCCTGGTATTTTACCAGCAGCATACATTTTTTCTTCGTAATTTACAGTTAATGGGAAAAAATCGCCATCTCTAGGTTCTTTAGAAGCAGTTGCAGTTGATAGGACAACTGTATCTCCATAACGCACTAAAACAGCACCATTAGCTTGCTTTGCTAATTGTCCTGTCTCAATAGTTAAAGAACGCCCAGCCCATTCAGTTTTAAAAACTTTCTTCTCTTGAGACATTATGAATCTCCTCTCTTAATTCTAATATTTATATCATATCATTTATTTAACTGATTTTATATTTTTTATTATGATACATAATAAAAAAAGGAAAGTACCATCCATGGTGCTTTCCTAATTCTATATTAAGATTAACGACGAATACCTAATGATTTAATTAATTCACGGTAACGTTGAATATCTTTACTACGTAAGTAGTTTAATAAGTGACGACGACGACCTACCATTTTCAATAAACCACGACGTGAATGGTGGTCTTTCTTGTGTTCACGTAAATGCTCATTTAATGCAGTAATTTCTGCAGTTAATACAGCGATTTGGACTTCTGGTGAACCAGTATCAGTTTCGTGCACACGATATTCTTTAATTAATTCATCTTTACGTTGTTGTGAAATTGCCATTATCAATTTCCTCCTTAATTATAATTTAACTCCTTAATCTGAGTGAGGCGTCGGAGAATCGACCTACTAAGAAAAAGGTATATCTAGAGAATAAGAATAATCTTGTATCTCTGTCAACTTTATATATTATATGATATATCATCATCGAAATCAATAGATAATAAATGTTTAGCCTGCGCTTTATCTTCATTCATTTGTTTAACTAATGGATCGATACCATCAAATTTAACTTCTGGTCTTAAAAAGTGATGCCAATACACAGTCACACGTTCACCGTAAATATTTTCATTAAAATCAAATATATTCACTTCAATAACTAACTCAGCCCTAGTTGGATCGTGGAATGTTGGTTTAACTCCAACGTTAGCTACACCACGATGTAATTTACTCTCTGGACCAATTTCCATACTCACTGCGTAAACACCTTTTTTTGGTAGTACATAATCATCACTGGGTTGCACATTAGCTGTTGGAAAACCAATTGTTCTTCCACGTTTTTCACCTTGTACTACAGTTCCTTTAATCCTATATATATACCCTAATTCGTCATTTGCTTTCTGTAAATGACCATCTGTAAGCGCTTGGCGTATTGCAGTTGTAGAAATTTTTTCAGAATCCATCTCTTGTTTTCCTACAATAGTCGTATTAAAAGCTTTTGATTCCTGAAGTACCGTCATATTTCCTTTTCCAAATTTACCAAAGGTGAAATCAAACCCTGCAATCACTTCTTTAACATGATTATTAATAATATAATTTTTTATGAAATCGTCAGATGTCACATTAGCAAATCTTGATGAAAAATTGATAACGATACAATAGTCTATACCGTGTTCTGCTATCATTTCTAACTTATCTGAAAGTGGTGTAAGATAGGTTGTACGTTTACGCTCAGGGTTTAATACGACTGAGGGGTGTGGATCAAACGTCATAACAGCCTTTTTAAGTTGATGCTCTTTTGCTTTTTCATCAAGCACTTGAAACACCTTGTCGTGACCTCTATGCATACCATCGAAGAAACCAAAAGCCATAGCAACATTTTCAGTTATGAATTGATTACTTTGTATGGGATGTGTAACTTCTATCACTTTCATAATATTATTTCTCCTTTAATTAAAAACTTTTTTAGGTTTTATTTCATAAGGTTTATCTGGATGAACTATATATATTGCTAAAACTTTTTGAGTGCTACTATCGACAAATATAAAAGGTTCTTTAACATTTTGACTTAACACTTTTTTATGAAATTTTTGACCGTTACAGATTTTCTTTTTAAAATTTGAATCTTTCACTTGGAATGATTTCAGACCTTTTAAGCCATATTCTATAGGAAACAATTCATTATGTAATGAATCATGCTCATGTAATTCTTTAATTTGATCAATCGTTAAACTACTTTCTAATTGAAAACCGCCAGA
Encoded proteins:
- the pnp gene encoding polyribonucleotide nucleotidyltransferase — protein: MSQEKKVFKTEWAGRSLTIETGQLAKQANGAVLVRYGDTVVLSTATASKEPRDGDFFPLTVNYEEKMYAAGKIPGGFKKREGRPGDEATLTARLIDRPIRPLFPKGYRHDVQIMNIVLSADPDCSPEMAAMIGSSMALSVSDIPFQGPIAGVNVGYIDGKYVINPSVADKEISRLDLEVAGHKDAVNMVEAGASEITESEMLEAIFFGHEEIKRLVAFQQEIIDHIQPIKQEFVPVERDEDLVEKVKSLTEDKGLKDTVLTFDKQQRDENLDALKEEVVGHFLDEEDPENETLVKEVYAILNDLIKEEVRRLIADEKIRPDGRKVDEIRPLESEVGLLPRAHGSGLFTRGQTQALSVLTLGALGDYQLIDGLGPEVEKRFMHHYNFPNFSVGETGPVRAPGRREIGHGALGERALRYIIPDTQDFPYTIRIVSEVLESNGSSSQASICGSTLALMDAGVPIKAPVAGIAMGLVTRDDSYTILTDIQGMEDALGDMDFKVAGTKDGITAIQMDIKIDGLTREVIEEALEQARQGRLAIMDHMLHTIEQPREELSAYAPKVVTMSINPDKIRDVIGPGGKKINEIIDETGVKLDIEQDGTIFIGAVDQAMINRAKEIIEDITREAEVGQVYHAKVKRIEKYGAFVELFPGKDALLHISQISQERINKVEDVLKIGDTIEVKITEIDKQGRVNASHKVLEQSKN
- the rpsO gene encoding 30S ribosomal protein S15 — its product is MAISQQRKDELIKEYRVHETDTGSPEVQIAVLTAEITALNEHLREHKKDHHSRRGLLKMVGRRRHLLNYLRSKDIQRYRELIKSLGIRR
- a CDS encoding bifunctional riboflavin kinase/FAD synthetase translates to MKVIEVTHPIQSNQFITENVAMAFGFFDGMHRGHDKVFQVLDEKAKEHQLKKAVMTFDPHPSVVLNPERKRTTYLTPLSDKLEMIAEHGIDYCIVINFSSRFANVTSDDFIKNYIINNHVKEVIAGFDFTFGKFGKGNMTVLQESKAFNTTIVGKQEMDSEKISTTAIRQALTDGHLQKANDELGYIYRIKGTVVQGEKRGRTIGFPTANVQPSDDYVLPKKGVYAVSMEIGPESKLHRGVANVGVKPTFHDPTRAELVIEVNIFDFNENIYGERVTVYWHHFLRPEVKFDGIDPLVKQMNEDKAQAKHLLSIDFDDDISYNI